The genomic region GGTTAACTTACGGAAAGCCGGTTTTCATAAGCAAGATGGTGAATTTGGTCTTAAACCCTGGATGAAGCTTGGCGTTGGAGATATAGTGAAAGTAGAGAAGGATCAATTCTTCCCTGCTGATTTGCTTCTTTTATCTTCAAGTTATGAAGATGGAATTTGTTATGTAGAAACTATGAACTTAGATggggaaacaaatttgaaggTGAAAAGAGCACTGGAGACAACCTTACCCCTGGACAGCGATCCAACTTTTAGAGAATTTAGTGCAACCATAAGATGTGAGGATCCTAACCCCAGTCTTTACACTTTCGTGGGTAAGTTTGAATATGATGGCAAGGTCTATCCTCTTGATCCTAGCCAGATTCTCCTCCGAGATTCAAAGCTTCGGAACACAGCCTATGTTTATGGAGTAGTGATATTCACTGGTCATGATAGCAAAGTAATGCAAAATGCTACAAAATCTCCTTCAAAAAGGAGCAGGATTGAGAAACAAATGgacaaaataatatacattctTTTCAGTATTTTGGTATTCATCTCACTCATCAGCAGTGCAGGTTTTCTCGTGAAGACTAAAAATGATTTGCCAAAGTGGTGGTATTTACAGGTCCCAGACAGCAAAGGTCTCTTTGATCCTGGCAAACCACTTAAGTCAGGGTTTTATCATCTCATCACTGCTCTTATGTTGTATGGATATTTGATACCAATATCCCTCTATGTGTCAATTGAGATTGTAAAAGTCCTCCAGGCTCTATTTATCAATCAGGATATTCATATGTATGACGATGAGACTGGAACTCCTGCTCAGGCACGGACATCGAACTTAAATGAGGAATTAGGACAGGTTGATACAATCCTATCAGATAAAACTGGCACCCTGACATGCAATCAAATGGACTTCCTTAAATGCTCCATTGGTGGTATTGCATATGGCACTCGCGCTAGTGATGTCGAACTTGCTGCTGCAAAACAGATGGTCATGGACTTGGATGGACAAGGCGAAACTGGCATGCCCCATTCGTTGGAGACAAGTGGACATGGTTTTGTGGACTCGGAAATTCAATTGGAGACTGTTGTTACTTCAAAAGATGAAGATGACCTTAAACCTTCAATAAAGGGGTTTAGCTTTGAGGATGACCGCCTCATGAATGGGAATTGGTTAAAAGAACCCAACAAGGATGACATCTTGTTATTCTTCAGAATACTAGCAGTTTGTCACACGGCAATTCCAGAGCAAAATGAAGAGACAGGGACCTTTACCTATGAAGCAGAATCACCAGATGAAGGTGCATTTCTTGTTGCCGCTAGAGAATTCGGTTTTGAGTTCTGTAGAAGAACTCAGTCAAGTGTGTTTGTACGCGAGAAATATCCTTCGTTTCAAGAGCCTGTTGAAAGGTGAGACCACAAAGAGAGAGTTCTCCCTACTGCTTGAAAAATTAGTTTATCTGTGAACgtaatattagtttatttgtGAATGTAATATTAGttacatgtaatatttatctgTGAATTCAGGGagtacaaaattttgaatttgttggaTTTCACTAGCAAACGGAAGAGAATGTCTGTAATTATTAGGGACGAGAACGATCAGATTCTCCTCCTATGTAAAGGAGCTGACAGGTATGTCACTAATCAAATATTACTTGGCAACTTAAGTTGAAAGAAGTAAAATTAGGTGGCTGATGCTCCCTAATGTTGTTTCTGTTATTTCTGATTTGCTTTTAAAGCACTTTTCCAATCGTGATAACTTGTGACTGACTCATCAGTTTAAGATAGGCGGatgcaactttttttttattcttgaattttaactgTGTTAAGTTGAATTTACTCTGTTTCTTTGTTGCAGCATCATCTTTGATAGGTTATCAAGTAATGGGAGAACGTATGAGGAGGCCACCACAAAGCATTTGAATGACTATGGGGAGGCTGGACTGCGGACGCTTGCACTCGCTTACAAGAAACTAGATGAGGCAGAGTATTCTGCTTGGAATGATGAGTTTATGAAAGCAAAAACTTCATTTGGTGCTGATAGAGAAGCAAACCTTGAGCGGGTTTCTGACATGATGGAAAGGGAATTGATACTTGTTGGGGCAACTGCTGTAGAGGACAAATTACAGGAAGGAGTATGTCGAATATCCTATGGATGCTTTTGAATCTATTAGTTGACACATGCTCCTCTCTCCTTCCTCTCTTTATATGTCATTTTTCCGTATTACTTCTGTGCAGGTGCCCCAGTGCATAGACAAACTGGCACTAGCTGGTCTAAAGATCTGGGTTCTAACAGGTGATAAGATGGAAACTGCAATTAATATCGGGTCTGTTTCTCCCCATGCGAATGTGgctttacatattttttatcatagcaatttgattttcaaagCTTTCTAGGTTCCACAACTGATTTCTTGTCATTGTGTTGCAGATTTGCTTGTAGTTTGCTTCGACAGGGCATGAAGCAAATATGTATAGCAATTAAAAATGATGCATTAGTCCAAGATAACAAAAAGGTAGTTTTCTGCATGaaacaattgaaataatattttgcaaaGTTGGTTAGTTTATATCGGCCttttatttcatcttttaataGGCAAAGGAGGATATCTTAATGCAAATCACCAAAGCAACCGAAATGATCATGGAAGAAAAGGACCCTCATGCTGCATTTGCATTGATCATTGATGGGAAAACTCTAACTTATGCATTGGAGGATGATATGaagcatcaatttttgaatttagcGGTTCATTGTGCTTCTGTCATATGCTGTCGAGTCTCACCCAGGCAAAAAGCTCTGgtaagatatattttattgtatgctaaattattataattggtCTCTTGTGCTGTTAAATTCATTGACCTTTGAACTGTTCTTTTGGTATATGATTGTGAGTTTATCATTGCCTCTATTTCACACTTATGTCTGGCAATTAGGTCACGAGATTAGTAAAAGAAGGAACTGGGAAAATCACATTAGCAATTGGTGATGGTGCAAATGATGTTGGTATGATTCAAGAAGCGGACATTGGTGTTGGCATCAGTGGCTGCGAAGGAATGCAGGTCAGTGATGAATCTGTCTCACTTCTGTTATTTGTATGCATCTAATGCATATCTAAAAGTCTAAAATAGCTTCTAGGAACTAGAATGACAacattttcttactttttgcACGTCATTCAAGTATGGAACTTGTATAAGTTACCCCACACGAATATTGAGAGGACCTGGAaaccaaaattatactttaacCAAACATTCTGATAAAGTTCTTCAGTTGTAAGTGGCTaaggaaatataaaatatactctTAAAGTTTTTGGTCTTTCtgattttttaatgaattcaGGACCCATGCTAGTGTGGAGTCCTTTGTCCTCCGGTTCGGTTNNNNNNNNNNAAATCACTGTTCTGctccaatttttttctgaaaatgtaTCAATTAAATGTGTGGATTTTATCAGGGCACTAATCCAAGAGTCCGAGACGCCGAAATAAGTTTCACAGAAGTTATGCCTCTCCAGTAATTTATCTGCTCCCATGCTAGTCCAACTTGATTATGAACTTCTTATTATGATATGGCATCTTCCAAGATTTCATCTAGAAAAGACCAATATATGGTATAGGGTGATATACAATTGATTAtaacttcatttctttttcaaggaAAGACCACTGAGCTCTAGGATCACGTTCTATCTAGGTTTTTCTAAGgtattataatttctaatcATTAGCAGGTGATCAAATAACAGTGaaaattgttgaattttttgtgtaGTGCACTTGAATCAGCAATACAATGAATTTTAGTTACCAGCAGAAAACTGATCATTGTGGAGAACTAACAAGCTTTGGAGTTTGTTTTtcccttccttttttttttctttttctctcctaTTCTTTTAAtgtcttttcctttctttctctgCTTAAAATGTATACTATTAAATCTGCAACTTTGTCTTTGGAGCTGACCTCAAAGGTCATCTTTTCTGGCTACTggtattattctttttccattttctcaTTTCAGAATTTGGATGATATTCTTGTGTGCTATACAATAACTAATtatcacaaaatcaaattggaGAGTAAATGCAGATGAAATGTGCGTATGACGGGTGCAATAAACATAAtcataaacaattaatttattccatTCACCTAAACCTATAGGGTACCTATATATTTTAGCTTTTTCAGCTCTCATCTAAAATTCTATGTCCATATGGAATTCCATTTAGCAAAAAGTTTCCTGGATAGAGCTATGAgttttaagataattatagAGATATGCTCAGGTATCTCCGGAATCTTTTCTTATGATGATGGTTCTCTGATCTTAACTCAGTAGTTCAAGTTTGTACTGGACTCTTTGGATGGAATGATTCCATCTTCTCTAAGCATATTGTTCtgagattttttctttttcggaTTAGTCATGCTGTCTGAGGTAAATGAATAGACatgtaaaagaattttttatagtttatatttgTGTATAAACTTGACCAAGATCTCATATCATCATTCCAACTTTAATCACGAACAATTTTTAGGGCTTGTGTGTATCATTTAAATTCCATTTTCTGAATTCATCTTCTCATTCCATGGATATGTTGCTTCATCACTACAGTTTCTCCCCCAATTAATAGGCTGAACTCAGTCATAGTAATTATGAAGAAAGAtcatgttattaattattatctttcaAAGAGTGGCtacttgtttttcttttgaagcTGTAGTATTCCAGCATTATACTAACAGGAAGCTATTATGCAAAGCAGAAGATTCACCAAACTTTGTGCTTGTGGCAACTGTCATAGCTACTGCTCTTGTTAATATTTTCTCAAGGGTTAAATATTCCTATATCTCATTTGTGAGCGTGTATTTCTTTCATATGACCCCAAGCTTACTTAGTAATAGTTGTTTGCAGGCTGTGATGGCTAGTGACTTTGCAATTGCAGAGTTCCAATTTCTGGAGAGGCTTCTTGTTGTACACGGACATTGGTGTTACAAAAGGATTGCTCAGATGGTAATCATCACAATTGAACTTGATGAACTATCAGAAACATTCACTCATATATGAAAAAGCAAATATTTCCTTAGTTTGTATGCACTGTCATGTACTGTTCATACCAGACATGGACGTAATCCTCAACCTCATGCTCTGCTGTAACTAATTCTAACTTGGACTACAAATTTCTGCTCCCAGATATGTTATTTCTTCTACAAGAACATTGCGTTTGGCCTTACAATCTTCTATTTCGAGGTTTTTGCTGGTTTTTCTGGACAGTCGGTGTATGATGACTGGTACATGCTGCTATTCAATGTTGTTCTCACTTCATTGCCCGTCATTTCGCTTGGAGTGTTTGAACAGGATGTGGATTCTGAAGTATGCTTGCAGGTTGGTTTTCTATGTTTACCTTGCCTTCTAGATTTTTGTAAGTAAAACCCCCTGGAAACCAGGATTCTCAGGTGGGGCTGTTAGATAATCCTACTTAATGGCCCACACCCGGCATTTTTGCCATATAACAAGAAATCAATGGTGGGTTATACAAAGTAATGTGCCACTTGCTATTACCACCCAACCATAAAATTCTCCACCATCCCCCTTCTCCCTTTGCTTGTGTTGATGCAACTCTATATGATGCAGTTTCCAGCTTTATATCAGCAAGGGCCAAAAAATTTGTTCTTTGATTGGCCAAGAATTTTTGGTTGGATGGGAAATGGTTTCTACACTGCCCTCATTATATTCTTCCTCAACATCATCATCTATTACGACCAAGCTTTCCGTGCTGGAGGCCAAACTGCTGATATGACTGCCGTTGGCACTGCTATGATGACGTGTGTTATTTGGGCCGTCAATTGCCAGATTGCTTTAACAATGAGCCATTTCACGTGGATACAGCACTTTCTCATTTGGGGTAGTGTCGCTACTTGGTACCTGTTTCTCTTAATCTATGGAGAAATGCATTATGCTCTTCAAGTAAACGCCTATAGAGTCCTCCGTGAAATTCTGGCTCCTGCTCCAATCTACTGGTCGTCAACCATCTTAGTGACAGTCGTGTGTAATATCCCTTACCTTGTTCACATTTCATTCCAAAGATCATTCAACCCATTGGATCATCATGTCATCCAAGAGATCAAGTACTACAGGAAACACATCGAGGACGGGCGTATGTGGAGGCGGGAACGGTCCAAGGCACGGGAGAAGACCAAGATTGGGTTCACGGCAAGAGTTGAGGCAAAAATCAGACAGGTGAGAGGGAAATTGCAGAAGAAACGTTCAATCGTGAGTAGCAGTTCTGTAGCACAACAGACATAACATTGATATATACGATATTGCTTTATTCTTTTCACCAATGTCAATAGTTTTGAAGGGTTTCGGCTGGATGGAATATTTCTGTTGTTTTGGGCCATTTTTTGATTCATTCTTGTTTCCCCAGGTATAGTGTGTACGAGTGAGGTAATTTCCTTGAGCCAAAGCTCTTAGGCTGCTCtctatgtaaaatatttatgtacagCTTCTGCAAATAGCAGCTCCTACATATTTGCCTCATTTCTCTTCCTTctctgttttttgttttttgtgattttaccATCTCTTCACACACCACTTGCaattacaaaacaaagaaaattgtgTTTGGTGAAATTTTGTAGATTCTTTTGGTTTAGTTGTTTGCAGTACAcgcttaatatataatttctgaaAACTATTCATTTTGTTGCTTCAATATGACtccatatttaattatgttggcAAATGGATGGAAGGATTCATTTATAGACTCTTTAATGATATATGCATGGAATGCTCATAAAGCCATGGAAGTggtgttaatatatatttgggataattatatatacacgacttgatttataatctatttacgcaaaatattcatatttttagatagtCACAAATACATCAACTACAAACATAAATCAccctactttttaaaaaattacacgtaCACCCTCGAAAAACATAAcattattacaaaaactatTCATATCTTTTGATTGTTAGgatgatttctgtaattatgcaaaatatatatatatataatttatttaaatagatcATAGTTCAGGagacataaatataattatccttattttgtttttctaatgtCTTTCTCTTATCTTTAAAATCACCTCTAAAAAGTAACTTTTTCTCTCGAATTTTGAAGCTGTAATTGCACTATTTATTGCCCACAACCAAAGGATTTAAATGGGTGTTGCTAGGTTAGGTTGAGGTGGCTTATTTTAATATGCTACCCACTCTCCCAATTAATTTCACACCTACCATGCAAATCTTTCTGGTTACCTCTTTGACCAGTTCAATTAGACTATTAAATGAGTTCCATTTATTCACAGAAATGTAAGAAATTAGGATGCTCCTTCATTTCTCCTCTTATTTGCTTACATTTCAACCCCATTGTTGTTATTTCTCCTTTCTTCATTGGGAAGCAAGAGAGGTTAATTGATCTTGGAAGATGAGattattgagaaaaagaaaaagagaaacNNNNNNNNNNatatataattaaactgtCCACTTGAAATAATTGTGCTTTCATCattactttttcttgaaataattgttatttcttCATTCACTAAACTAAAGCACAATATATCTTTGATCATATTACAAAAGATTAGCAAATTGTGATGATATTCTCCTCATAGACTCTCATATACTCCCAATTTTAGGGattattgaataaaagtaaaaagtttTACTCAAATCTGAAGTATGAGGCAATcgaattaatcataaaattaaattaattacaaaataagtatgatacatttgatatttaattagttatttttttaaactacacATCAATTTGCATCGACAAATGTGTTGTTAATATAATTGGTTTTAATCCAaacaatttgaattagaattagAATTAGTTCTTGAAAAACACAGAAAAGAATTCAACCACCTTAATTTCTGACAATTACcaattcacatggaaaaaagaaaaaaaaatgaccagTGCACTCGGCTTCTTGATCATCAAGAACTTCACATTGCTTAAGCAAAAACATGtttgaacaagaaaaagagcTACCCATCTCAATTCAAGGACAAGCATgaatagaaattcaaatttcaatgttTTGGATTTCTTGAACATCAAGAACTTGACAACCCTTCACcaataatataaacataaacccaaaaaaacaacaaaagagaGAATTGTGACATACCAAtaaccccctccccccccccccccaaaaaaaaaatgaattgaaagaaagaaaatcaccAAATGCCATGAATGACTTGGTTGCAAGTATCCTTGATCCACCTGAAGCTCTTCTTTACAGAACCCTTCATTTTACCTTCTACTTCATAAGCCTTATAGCTAGCAactctcttcttcctctgGAACTCAGGGTCTACCTTCAAACTCCAACTCTTTGAAGAAAAACCATTGTTTTTACTGCCACTCTTCTTGATTTTCACCTCGTTAAAGCTGCCCTTTTTATCACAGTCAAGATATGGAGGAGGATTATAGGCGGAAGTGCTGTAGCTCCTGAGATCATTCATGCTGGTTGGCTGCTTCTGCATCCCACTTTCTCTGCTTGATTTGGATCTTGAAAATTTCTCCATATATAGAGAAAGTTGATGCACAGAAACTGAGGGGAGGCCCcctcccccccaccccccaaaaaaaaaatgaattgaaagaaagaaaatcaccAAATGCCATGAATGACTTGGTTGCAAGTATCCTTGATCCACCTGAAGCTCTTCTTTACAGAACCCTTCATTTTACCTTCTACTTCATAAGCCTTATAGCTAGCAactctcttcttcctctgGAACTCAGGGTCTACCTTCAAACTCCAACTCTTTGAAGAAAAACCATTGTTTTTACTGCCACTCTTCTTGATTTTCACCTCGTTAAAGCTGCCCTTTTTATCACAGTCAAGATATGGAGGAGGATTATAGGCGGAAGTGCTGTAGCTCCTGAGATCATTCATGCTGGTTGGCTGCTTCTGCATCCCACTTTCTCTGCTTGATTTGGATCTTGAAAATTTCTCCATATATAGAGAAAGTTGATGCACAGAAACTGAGGGGAGGGAGAGGAAAAAAGGGTTCTTGTGATATGCTGCTGTTCAGAGTCTTTGTAGAGGGAGTGGAGGAGTTCTTGCTGTGGCTTTTAGCTTTTTATAGCAAGTTCCTTAGCTGTGACCAGTGCCacccttttaattattattattattatttgggggttctattttactaatttcaaagtcctttatgtatttttttcttttagtaattaaattattattttttttatttgagcattgcaaattaaattatattgtaacGTGGGATTTCTCTCTTTTAGTGTGTCTGTTATAGTTGACagtaattgaattataataCTCGATATAGCAAGTATCGAGGTTTAACTCTTGGTGCGTTGTTCGAGTTGTAGCaatcaaattgaataatatttcgATAATTTTAGCAGCAAAACTATTTTATGATGGTTAGATTCCTTAAATTCAGTGggtttacttttttttttgaattaattctatttatatccatgatctataatttatatacacaAATCATCTCTTGTCTTGTGAACaattacacatacatctaTAGAAACGTCGATATCATTACAcatactattaattttttcaaaattatacatacatcccCAAAAATATCATCATTATTGCAGAAATTACACCAACTTTTTTACTGTCAACGAtggtatttgtgatttttcaaaatgttaaAACTGTGTGTGCAAATATAGCATAGGTTAAGGCccgtaaatgtaattttctttttctatttcgtGTGTGTTTGTCTCTGCGCAACACATATTTCGCATTGGACTAATATGTGAAAGAGTTGGATGAAGCTGATGATGCTTTCGGGCAGTTCACTGTGTTTTGAGGCCACTTTTGCTGCAGATTTTGTGGCTCTTGGCAATGGTGCAAGATTTGaggttttaattaaaatctattaGTTGACCCCTTCTCATTAACGTATCACACTtctttagttttaaaaaagtaatgtaAAAAGAATGTCATTCTTGTCGTTTTCTACTTAAAAAAATGTTCTTGATTCTATagtttaatctaattatacaaacacccGTGTTAATTACAAAGTTACGaattcatttcttgaaattaattttaattataaatacacctcctattaaatgacaaaattcTATAGAAACAACATCACTCAAAGATGtacctataattttataaaagtaaaatatgtttttataattaaacttagGGCAAATACTATATTTGATCAGTTTTTGTATAGAATTACTTTAGTCtctcaaattcattttttgactttagcattctcaaattttactttttctctCAGTTTGCTTTCTCTGACCatttttagacaaaaaaaGGCCAAAGGACCAAACTaagacaaatattaaaatttaaaaatactaaaatcaaaaaatgaacTTGGACGGATAAAGTAATCTTAAACAAAATCTTACCAGACCAAATATTACATTTCCCCTTAAACTTATCCCTTTAAGCCCCATTTACTTTGTGCATGGTATATCCGAATGATAAGATAAAAtcgaaatttaattttaggataaCAAGACCTCTTCCAGAGTATTTGTATTTCAAGAAACactatatgaaaaaaaaaagaagaaagaaaatggcGAAAAAGGGATAATAAGTGAATTAGATTTAACCAAAATTTTGGGGCAAAAATTGCATACGTTACATAAACATACCTACAGACAAAATTTGCATTAGTATATATGCTGCATAGATGCATGCAGCAGTTGGACTGGGTGGAACAGTTGAtcttttgcaaaataaattggACAAGAGGAAAAAACATTAACTAGCAACAAGAAACTTCAAAGCCCCCCTTTTTCCCTCAAACAAACCTAAAAAAGCACCTCAAAGAAGATCAGCAACATTTGATGGGAGTTCTTCGATGATAACGTTGTAGAACTTCTGGATGTCGTGGAGCATTTTTTCATCATCCCTCGTCAAGAAGTTTATGGCAACTCCTTTCCTTCCAAACCTTCCACTTCTTCCGATACGATGGAGATAGTTCTCGGGCTGAGTTGGGAGATCATAGTTTATGACGAGAGATACTTGCTGCACGTCAATACCACGAGCCAAGAGATCGGTTGTGATGAGGACACGAGAAGAGCCTGAGCGGAATTCGCGCATGATGATGTCTCGAGTGTTCTGGTCCATGTCTCCATGGGTAGCTGAGACGGTGTGGTCCCGGCCTCGCATCTTGTCAGTGAGCCAGTCGACTTTCCGTCTAGTGTTCACGAAGATGACACTCTGAGTGATGGCAAGGGTCTCGTAAAGATCACAGAGTGTTTCCAGTTTCCAATCTTCCTTTTCAACGTTGACGTAGAACTGCTTAATACCCTCGAGGGTTAGCTCATCCCGCTTCACCAAGATCCTCACAGGCTTATTCATGAACTTCCTGGTGATTTCAAGGGCTTCTGGTGGCATTGTAGCAGAAAACACCCCAACTTGTACTTTACTTGGCAGCAACTGGAAGATATCATATATCTAGCAGCACAAGCATCCAGTAATTAGTAAGTcctccaagaaagaaaatataaaatcacgAAATTATGGACAGGGCCATATCTCAGAATGACAAGGAAAACTGGTGGCCATCCACAATATAGCATTATACAAACACAAGTATTTACTGGCAAGCTCAAAAGGTTGCAGAATCTATTACAGcaaagcaaagaaaaagaaatgtacCTGATCCTTAAAACCTCGTGAGAGCATTTCATCTGCCTCATCCAATACAAACATTCTGATGTAATCAGCACGAAGTGACTGTCTCCGCAACATGTCAAACACACGACCAGGGGTTCCAACAACAACATGAACCCCAGCTGAAAGAATCCGCTGATCCTCACGAACACTGGTTCCACCCACACAAGCATGAACCTTCACGCCAAGGTAGTCACCAAGCGCTCGCATAACCTTCTCAATCTGCTGTGCCAGTTCTCTAGTGGGTGCCAAAACCAAGGCTTGGCACTGTGTTAGACCATAATCAAGCTGCTGCAAAATGCCAGAGCAGAAGGTAGCAGTTTTCCCAGTTCCAGACTGAGCCTGCTGAATGACATCAAGTCCCTTGCAGAATGGAACAATGCCCCTTTGCTGGATGGCGGAGGGCTTCTCAAAACCTTCATGGGACAAAAAGGTGAAAACAATATGAGAACGCCTTGCTACGTCCAGTTATAACAGAGATAAATGATTTGTAAAAAGGCAAAGGCTTGAGGAAGTAGTCAAGTCTAATCAAATTTATCCATAACAACTCTTCCATCAAGCATATCTGGCTCTTAAATAAGGCTTGAAAAACTTGATCGTCCTGATCTAGTTATTCTGAAGATAAAAGACAGCTCATTAGCAAACATACCATATGCATAAATGCCTCTAAGGAGGTTTTCTTGAAGACCCATAGCATCAAAACTATCATAAACCTCATCATAAGAAGTAAAGAAATCCTGTCCATCAACTTGGAGCCTGCACcagaaaattgaataagataaaaaaatctatcTAAATTACTCCTATATTACCAGTCAATATTCCAATGAATAAGTCCGGATACACATTATTATTCACACGGGAAACTTACACTTCCATCTTTGCATCATACTCACGCGCATCAAATTGTGATCCTGCTGGTGCCAAACCTGCCATAGCTGCAGTTTCCACAAAGTATTGATAAGCTTATTGTACTAAATAAGAAGTAACAAGTTTATATTGGAAAACTGACAAGagagtaaaaagaaaaaaaaaggaaatcaagggggtggggtggggaaagaaatcaaactaaagaagtgaaaatataaacttAAAAGATCAAAAGATGGGCAGAAGAGCCACATGTCATCcatttttcaagataaaagATTTCAAAGAAGAGCCAAACTTGCAATCCACCAGATATGAAGTACAAGCATTACACTTCTTTTACAATGTATGGGGAAGATATTCAGAGGGGCAGGGAGCTATCATACAACAAGGACTAAATGGTCTACAAATAATAGCTCCCATTTTCCTCTTCCCCAAGATTTTATACCTGCTCTCACAAGCAACATACACATTCCAGAGGTTCCGAAAATAGGGTCAAAC from Sesamum indicum cultivar Zhongzhi No. 13 linkage group LG3, S_indicum_v1.0, whole genome shotgun sequence harbors:
- the LOC105157770 gene encoding probable phospholipid-transporting ATPase 4 isoform X2, with translation MTGGRIRAKIRRSHLYTFACHRSHPPAEDGTQDTQGPGYSRTVYCNQPHVHTQKPNKYCTNYISTTKYNILTFLPKAIFEQFRRVANLYFLLAAVLSLTPVSPFGPLSMIAPLAFVVGLSMAKEALEDWRRFIQDMKVNLRKAGFHKQDGEFGLKPWMKLGVGDIVKVEKDQFFPADLLLLSSSYEDGICYVETMNLDGETNLKVKRALETTLPLDSDPTFREFSATIRCEDPNPSLYTFVGKFEYDGKVYPLDPSQILLRDSKLRNTAYVYGVVIFTGHDSKVMQNATKSPSKRSRIEKQMDKIIYILFSILVFISLISSAGFLVKTKNDLPKWWYLQVPDSKGLFDPGKPLKSGFYHLITALMLYGYLIPISLYVSIEIVKVLQALFINQDIHMYDDETGTPAQARTSNLNEELGQVDTILSDKTGTLTCNQMDFLKCSIGGIAYGTRASDVELAAAKQMVMDLDGQGETGMPHSLETSGHGFVDSEIQLETVVTSKDEDDLKPSIKGFSFEDDRLMNGNWLKEPNKDDILLFFRILAVCHTAIPEQNEETGTFTYEAESPDEGAFLVAAREFGFEFCRRTQSSVFVREKYPSFQEPVEREYKILNLLDFTSKRKRMSVIIRDENDQILLLCKGADSIIFDRLSSNGRTYEEATTKHLNDYGEAGLRTLALAYKKLDEAEYSAWNDEFMKAKTSFGADREANLERVSDMMERELILVGATAVEDKLQEGVPQCIDKLALAGLKIWVLTGDKMETAINIGFACSLLRQGMKQICIAIKNDALVQDNKKAKEDILMQITKATEMIMEEKDPHAAFALIIDGKTLTYALEDDMKHQFLNLAVHCASVICCRVSPRQKALVTRLVKEGTGKITLAIGDGANDVGMIQEADIGVGISGCEGMQGTNPRVRDAEISFTEVMPLHCLQAVMASDFAIAEFQFLERLLVVHGHWCYKRIAQMVFAGFSGQSVYDDWYMLLFNVVLTSLPVISLGVFEQDVDSEVCLQFPALYQQGPKNLFFDWPRIFGWMGNGFYTALIIFFLNIIIYYDQAFRAGGQTADMTAVGTAMMTCVIWAVNCQIALTMSHFTWIQHFLIWGSVATWYLFLLIYGEMHYALQVNAYRVLREILAPAPIYWSSTILVTVVCNIPYLVHISFQRSFNPLDHHVIQEIKYYRKHIEDGRMWRRERSKAREKTKIGFTARVEAKIRQVRGKLQKKRSIVSSSSVAQQT
- the LOC105157770 gene encoding probable phospholipid-transporting ATPase 4 isoform X4, with protein sequence MTGGRIRAKIRRSHLYTFACHRSHPPAEDGTQDTQGPGYSRTVYCNQPHVHTQKPNKYCTNYISTTKYNILTFLPKAIFEQFRRVANLYFLLAAVLSLTPVSPFGPLSMIAPLAFVVGLSMAKEALEDWRRFIQDMKVNLRKAGFHKQDGEFGLKPWMKLGVGDIVKVEKDQFFPADLLLLSSSYEDGICYVETMNLDGETNLKVKRALETTLPLDSDPTFREFSATIRCEDPNPSLYTFVGKFEYDGKVYPLDPSQILLRDSKLRNTAYVYGVVIFTGHDSKVMQNATKSPSKRSRIEKQMDKIIYILFSILVFISLISSAGFLVKTKNDLPKWWYLQVPDSKGLFDPGKPLKSGFYHLITALMLYGYLIPISLYVSIEIVKVLQALFINQDIHMYDDETGTPAQARTSNLNEELGQVDTILSDKTGTLTCNQMDFLKCSIGGIAYGTRASDVELAAAKQMVMDLDGQGETGMPHSLETSGHGFVDSEIQLETVVTSKDEDDLKPSIKGFSFEDDRLMNGNWLKEPNKDDILLFFRILAVCHTAIPEQNEETGTFTYEAESPDEGAFLVAAREFGFEFCRRTQSSVFVREKYPSFQEPVEREYKILNLLDFTSKRKRMSVIIRDENDQILLLCKGADSIIFDRLSSNGRTYEEATTKHLNDYGEAGLRTLALAYKKLDEAEYSAWNDEFMKAKTSFGADREANLERVSDMMERELILVGATAVEDKLQEGVPQCIDKLALAGLKIWVLTGDKMETAINIGFACSLLRQGMKQICIAIKNDALVQDNKKAKEDILMQITKATEMIMEEKDPHAAFALIIDGKTLTYALEDDMKHQFLNLAVHCASVICCRVSPRQKALVTRLVKEGTGKITLAIGDGANDVGMIQEADIGVGISGCEGMQAVMASDFAIAEFQFLERLLVVHGHWCYKRIAQMVFAGFSGQSVYDDWYMLLFNVVLTSLPVISLGVFEQDVDSEVCLQFPALYQQGPKNLFFDWPRIFGWMGNGFYTALIIFFLNIIIYYDQAFRAGGQTADMTAVGTAMMTCVIWAVNCQIALTMSHFTWIQHFLIWGSVATWYLFLLIYGEMHYALQVNAYRVLREILAPAPIYWSSTILVTVVCNIPYLVHISFQRSFNPLDHHVIQEIKYYRKHIEDGRMWRRERSKAREKTKIGFTARVEAKIRQVRGKLQKKRSIVSSSSVAQQT